A DNA window from Pogona vitticeps strain Pit_001003342236 chromosome 2, PviZW2.1, whole genome shotgun sequence contains the following coding sequences:
- the LOC110070327 gene encoding transcription factor Sp5 → MAPVIVQNLENISPTFMQDWTPHLSPENIPASCHPTLAFVAPPSASHSSLRLPRTYESEGMFQLWSNEMPPGSHTGMALGLHKMSYHGQMAPSSGSNGPAHELPLTPPAEPTYSFELSSVKMLAPAVTPTYAFSEAQDFSSFLQGPRPLGPAAPPGAGSVDDTPWWSLQQPSNFSLGRSLVLSPQPPLAALLQGTPKGLLGTARRCRRCKCPNCQAASGANEESGRKKQHICHMPGCGKVYGKTSHLKAHLRWHAGERPFICSWLYCGKSFTRSDELQRHLRTHTGEKRFGCQLCPKRFMRSDHLAKHVKTHQGKRVRGVAVMAANVGIKQE, encoded by the exons ATGGCCCCTGTGATTGTTCAGAACTTGGAGAACATCTCACCCACCTTCATGCAG gacTGGACCCCCCACCTGTCTCCAGAGAATATCCCTGCCAGCTGCCATCCTACCTTGGCCTTTGTAGCACCGCCCTCTGCGTCCCACTCCTCCCTCCGCCTTCCAAGAACCTATGAATCTGAGGGCATGTTCCAGCTCTGGAGCAATGAGATGCCACCAGGTTCCCACACGGGCATGGCTTTGGGGCTGCACAAGATGTCCTATCACGGGCAGATGGCACCCAGCAGTGGCAGCAACGGCCCTGCCCACGAACTGCCGCTGACGCCACCCGCCGAGCCCACCTACTCCTTTGAGCTGTCCTCGGTCAAGATGCTGGCACCGGCCGTGACGCCCACCTACGCCTTCTCCGAGGCCCAGGATTTTTCCAGCTTTTTACAAGGCCCTCGGCCTTTGGGCCCCGCTGCTCCTCCAGGCGCCGGCTCTGTCGACGACACCCCTTGGTGGAGCCTGCAGCAGCCGAGCAACTTCTCTCTGGGCCGGTCCCTGGTCCTGAGCCCCCAGCCACCCCTGGCTGCCCTCCTGCAGGGCACACCGAAAGGGCTGCTGGGCACAGCTCGGCGCTGTCGGCGCTGTAAATGTCCCAACTGCCAGGCGGCCAGCGGGGCCAATGAGGAGTCGGGCCGGAAGAAGCAACACATCTGCCACATGCCAGGCTGCGGCAAGGTGTACGGCAAAACGTCCCACTTGAAGGCCCACCTCCGCTGGCACGCTGGCGAGCGCCCCTTCATCTGCTCCTGGCTTtactgtgggaagagcttcacccGCTCCGACGAGCTGCAGAGGCACCTCCGGACGCACACGGGCGAGAAGCGCTTCGGCTGCCAGCTGTGCCCCAAGCGGTTCATGCGAAGCGATCACTTGGCCAAGCATGTCAAGACCCACCAGGGGAAGCGCGTGAGGGGCGTGGCAGTGATGGCGGCCAACGTCGGCATCAAGCAAGAATAA